TCTATGATTTCGcagtttatttttatttttattttcctgTGGGGAAAACTCATTTCCTATTATCAACATTACAGAAAAGAGGAAACCAACAAATCAATCCACTCCAATCGAATGAAATCAAATCCAACGAGAAATTGGGCCACGAAGCGAGAACTCCTGTTCTATACTGTACAGTGGACGCCTATCTGAACCCCTTCCGGAGCGAGTATCTGGCCGCCTTCGCCGCGGGGCCAGCAGCGACTCCATCCTGCAGTGCTGCCAGTCTCACCACCGCTGGCAGCACCGCATCGGGCTTGGTCAACTCCGTCGCCGCAGCACGCGAAACCTCCTGCCCGAGCGGAGCCTCGGCCCCCGCGACCGCCGAGATCGCCTCAATCAGGTTGGTGATGTCCCGGAGCGGGACCCGGCCCAGCCGCCGCGCCCTGGACGGGCGCTTCTTCACCCCGCAGCTCTTGACAGCGTAGCCGTGCCGCCGAGACGCCGCAGAAGGAGCAGCGTTCTCCTTATCTGCAGAGCCGGCAGCCATCCCGGGTCGCTTGCTCGGGTGCCGGGACCGGGCGGaatcgggggcgggggcggggcgaCGAGGCTGGAAGACGCTGGATGTGGGATTGGGGAACGGGGAGTGGCCATGGGTATTTGAGGAGATGGAGCCGAGGAAGGAGAAGCCGGGATCCCTTTCAGGATTTGAGTTTTGCGCGCAAATGACTGGAGAGGAGTGGAGGGAGCGGTGGATTTCGGTGTTTTCGTTCCATGCGCAGGCGAATCTGGGGAAAATTTCGCGAAACACTGTTCGGTTTTGGAATCGGGGCGCCAGGGGCGGTGGCGGggacgggggcgggggcgggggcgcgggcgcggggcgggTGGTTTCGTGTCGGccgggatgggatgggatgggcGAGGGAGGCGGAGGGAACTTCAAATTTTCGCAGTCACTCGGTCAAGACCAATGCTATGTTTGCATCGcgatgatttattgtgagagaaaaatattatttattggctAAAAAAACATGGCTTATAAGCGGAGCAAACAGGGCGCAAGAGCATGAGCATGTGACGGTGGTGTGCGTGCGGACGTTTCGTGACGCCGAGCTGGCGTGCTGTTGCCACCGTGACTCCGTGAGGGTGTTCAAACCACGCTAGGCTCACCACACGTGGGCCCTTTCACCCCTATAAAATGCACCGGCATATTTGGGATAGCTCCACCTCTAAAAAAGTAAATCTGGATCTGAGATTCACCGTGAGACAGCTCCACTAGTTAATCTAAGATCCATCGTGTAACCGTTTGGCTATAGAACCAGCTCTAGATCCAGGTAAGGGTATTTTGTTTGGAATTGCCTGATTTTCCCTTGAGAAAAAGGGCTCACGTGTTAGGGGGCTAAACGAAAAAAATCTTTCATCGTCGTTCTCGAGTCCGAGACTGGCAACGTGACCGGCGAACGGGCGAGACGCGGCGCGACCAGGGAATGGGCGAGCTCTCTGGATCGATGGGGAGGGCACTCCTCAGGAACGGATCCTCCGCGAGATAGGCAATAGCAAAGGAGGACGAGGAGCGCTCGATTCCTTCGGCGTGGCCGACGCCACCGCTAACTGCCTTGAGGCGTAGCTACAACTTGGCGTAGACGTGGAGGAAGAGCTCGAAGCTAGTGTCTTGGTGCAGCTTTCTCATCGGTGCTAGCAGACGGGGCACGCAGGGGGGATCGCGGCGGCTAGGATGGGGCCAGTGGCTTCTCGTCGGCGCTCACGGAGGAGAGGCTCGTGGGCCAAGCGGGCGAGCGCCCTCGTGCAGGGAAGGGTGCGCGCGGTGGCCGGGCGGGCACGGCCTCGCCTCGCAGGGGAGGGGCGCGGGGCCGGGTGGGCGTGGCCTCACCGGGGAGGGGCGCCACCGGGAGGAGGCGCGCCGGTGGCCGGAGGCGGCGTAGGATCTTGAGGCACAGTGATTTTTTCCCCTCGGTCGGTCGAGCCGAGAAGAGAAGGAGAACAGAAACGAAACGGTACGTAGGGTGTGTAACCAGTGGTAATGGTGAATAATTTTTTTCCAACTCTACCAATTTAAGTTTGGTAGAACACCCCTTAAGGAGATCCACTATTTTGGTGAATCTGGCCCTCGGATCCACTTTTTTGGTGGATTTGAATTTGGTGGAGCTAGATTGTTTGGCAAACTTTGTGTGGAATGGAGCTATTTTTGCTGAATCTAGAGCTGGGGGAGCTGTCCCA
The nucleotide sequence above comes from Miscanthus floridulus cultivar M001 chromosome 18, ASM1932011v1, whole genome shotgun sequence. Encoded proteins:
- the LOC136519557 gene encoding uncharacterized protein: MAAGSADKENAAPSAASRRHGYAVKSCGVKKRPSRARRLGRVPLRDITNLIEAISAVAGAEAPLGQEVSRAAATELTKPDAVLPAVVRLAALQDGVAAGPAAKAARYSLRKGFR